The genomic segment tactttgcatgtactgaagaatctccaccatcctccgctgctcggcctccatcgtcgcctgcatttgctcccgtatcctcctctcttgttccagctgggcctacaatatattcaccctaatgttacaataatgcaaaggaaatgtatgaaaaaaccaatgaacgacgaataaaccaggaataacctcgagtgcctccacccggtggtgtgaagtgtccttccgaggtcgtatggccgggctcgtgctcgtgctgcttgctcgaatctgggagagactgggagtagcggccgagtcgattgcgctgtcgccaatccagtatcgcccatgcttcttgcctcctcccaccctcatgacgacttctccatcaaggtcctcggtgctcggatcgtactctggcccatggacctcccttgccatcgatgtgtactcactaaggcggttgtggacggtcgcattgctgtacgcctcgggcccgtcctccgggttgtagtcgacgtcggacgtcgccttgcccttgtgggccatagcaaatgccttgaagatggagcaaggctggccaccatgtgacgccgactgcgagaaaaacagcaagatgattagaaatcatgcagaattgagcgttagaataaataaatgaattcgcgtacccatgtttgtgcgtatccgctgaggttgcagctgccttgatggtgtgctacacctggcatcatcaaacgccgctcccggcacaagttgtgcgtctcctcccactcgtgtgagcaccacttgtccaccatctgttcccagcactggggatgcgcggcgcaccaataaggaatcatctacaggccatcaagtacatgacatatcagaagatgaaattaagcctacttaatctcaaaaggaatcagtattaatgttctgtatttacctgcaggtactggtcccgggtcagtgtcatggttcttgcgtcccttttggtgaccttcgttccaacgacggtcccgtggtaagttacgacggcttggatgcgcgcctcgtaatgcatgtccacgacgagttttttgcagcatttggtagccaccgcatccgccctggcctcatgtccgtcctggcatctaaagaaatcctgcatacaaacacgatgtatccattcattatttcaagaatgtccaataaatacgatgtattgagcaatgtagtgcAAGGAAGATttacccacagctcttgcttcacccgctccgccttgttgttgaataccctgcgggcccgatctgcagcattgggggcggcggcgtagtggtcaaacgagtaggccggccccgtcactccggcgtactcaaccaggccagggaagtgctccttgcacagaagaccgaggatgccattgacttggcgtgtgtgagcacctccactcgccacaatcgtccagttcctgcccaagtgattaacaatcgtccaatttctattttgatattcaacatatcatataaagtagtgataacatctaaagttacttacttttccccctcgggtcgaatcagcgggcgtctctcacgaggtatcggtcgctgagggaggctcgcgggacctcgcaagtagacACTCGATgaactagaggaagcggaaccccctgctgtcgccacctcctgcgcgtcctcctgcgcctcctcgtcgtcctcctgcgcgtcgtcctgcgcctcctcggcgtcctcctggggcacctgctcctcctcctcctcctcacgcgacggggcggcaggcgacgactccctcctgcggctgctcctcctcctactctccCCCGGTGCAGCGGTCAttgtccttcggtacaaggacgttagcttcctcatcccaccgcccaccatctttgttcaatcacctgcaattaaaaagagtaaaccaataagcacagataaacaagaagtacttagaaagagatgcaaaataaacaaaacgtaattacaaaataacatagtattacatgtattagaaataatcttcatgatcgggattagctggatcataagtctcatcatcactatcaatcatgtcgaaataatcaacactatccgaatgagcaatgttgccattgtcattgtctaaatgtaatcgctcaagcatttgtaagtccttcacattttgcacctcatctccaacgtcctcttcaataaccgtttcattgtctacttccattccgatcgcttcggttaagtctatctcaaacctcccttctagtccctcttcttgaaagaactctccgtcatatgtgtttgggtctaagttgtaatcttcatcgtttgggacaggcactttaccgtgtggcgataccctgtgcacaatatcccaacccttaagatgccttatggtttgacacgcatatgggagataataaacttgcgtggcctgttgggccacaatatagacatcgtctcctggtaagacggaatcctgtcgaatttcgactagcccaagattacaatatgtccgcctcgttacttcaggatcaaaccaatggcatttaaatatgacgggattaaaaggtttggaaccatgaaacttgagttcgtatatttctagggtggcggtggagtcaggctagcggggccgtggcgggtcggtgcagtggcgaggcgacgcggtgcaggcagacccgcagcggcaaggaaggcgatcggggtcaccgaggtactccggcgccgctccgactggctcttctctgcaaaaaaagaaacataaaactgtcaatacaaaatttcggcagcacctcccctgcacggtgaggtttccaaaacctgcaagaaaaccaacggcacgatggccgacatgcacatatatatgaacggcacgatggccgacatgcacaagtAATACCATCACTACAAATACCGCAACTACtagtaatactacgacgacgacgacggatggcatacctagtgggcgtcgtagggcagcggtggtgaaggggtcagggcgccggtggacaaggcgtcggggacgtggcaacggcgaccggggcgcctcctcctcctcctccttcttcttcctccttcctccttcttcctcctcctccttctcttcctccttcttcctcctctcctcctcctcctctctttctcctcctcctcctactcctccttcttcttcctccttcctccttcttcctcctcctccttctcttcctccttcttcctcctctcctcctcctcctctctttctcctcctgctccggcggcgctggcgcgggcggcgctggcccgggggcggctggcgcgggcgcggccgcgggcgggcgcggccggcgcgggcgcgggcagtcgcgggcgcgggggcggcgcgggcgcgggggcgggggcggctggcgcgggcgcgggcggtgGTGGGGAGGTTTTGCGTGTGTGCGGTGCGTGGGCCGGGGGTTAAatcccccctttgccgagtgcccccgatctggcactcggcaaagaggggttttctttaaaaaaatttaaaaatctttgccgagtgcccccgatctggcactcggcaaagaggggttttttaaaaaaaaattgaaattctttgccgagtgccagacgtcctggcactcggcaaagagcctcctttcccgagtgtcattttttgacactcggcaaaccctaatttttttttcacttttgacctccaaactttttctgcagtcctcatacaatacctgttactccatgttccaatgtggcacatttctcggactttttctatatttctttaatttatttcaattaattgaattttcttggataattcaaattataactgctagtcattcgaataatgaaaaaaaatgaatggaaaaatgacattcatgttatttagtataatgtgaggtcgtatccaggaacagaccacaaatttcgaacatcttgttcacgaaacatgaccacgaacttgcggtcgagttgtttttaaattgtataaaaagcaaacgaagtccgaaaatcatgaaacttgtcaagatgtcatgatatcatatgttcgaggctgtgataaaaatttgagaagtttACCCAGGTTGTCATGTACGATGCTTGTAATCTgttgcaaaccgaagaagttTACCCAGGTTTCTTCGGAGATtattcggtttgcaagcatcgtacgtgacaacttgtgcaaaaccttctcaaatttttatcacagcctccacatatgatatcatgacatcttgacaagtttcatgattttcggacttcgtttgctttttatacaatttaaaaacaactcgaccgcaagttcgtggtcatgtttcgtgaacaagatgttcgaaatttgtggtctgttcctggatacggcctcacattatactaaataacatgaatatcatttttccattcattttttttcattattcgaatgactagcagttataatttgaattatccaagaaaatttaattaattgaaataaattaaagaaatatagaaaaagtccgagaaatgtgccacattggaacatggagtaccaggtattgtatgaggactgcagaaaaagtttgaaggtcaaaagtgaaaaaaaattggggtttgccgagtgtcaaaaaatgacactcgggaaagaagcctctttgccgagtgccacgtgtttgccgagttctttctctctggcactcggcaaataggtagggtttgccgagtgtcaaaatatgacactcggcaaaggagcctctttgccgagtgcctgatgtttgccgagttctttatctctggcactcggcaaatatactctttgccgagttctttctttGCGGCACTCGGTAAAgaggctctttgccgagtgccagatgtttgccgagttctttctctctggcactcggcaaagagcctctttgccgagtgcccgataaaaaagcacacggcaaagtatgggacactcggcaaagaagccgtctccggtagtgccGTTTCGTCGGGAGAGATGATCAGGTTACGTTGCACCAACGTTCACGTGGCATCGCCGGGGTGCAGAAGGGCCACATTGAAGGTGCTCTGATGACGCGACCTGCGGACAGGAGCGGGACCAAAGGCATACAAAAAGATGGTGCCATCGCCGGAGACCATGCCCGACCTCTAGGCGCTCCACCCATGACTTGATCTTATCTGGGTAGGGAGGCAGGGAGGTGGCGGCTGATCCGGTGAGAGGGTCGAGGAGGCCACTAGACTCGGGACAAGTAGCGAGGAACCAGGCTGCCGCGCCGTCGTCCGCGCTGACCACCCATCTTCTGTCTCGAAGAGGTGTCACGGCGGCAGTGGCGCGGCGGCGCCTCGACTTAGAGGAGAAGATGCAGCGAGCTGCTTGGTGTCCAGTGGCGTCGCGGGGGCGGGGCGCGAGCAGCCACGGCAGGAGCGCGGGACGGCACGGCGCCGGCGTACGCGTGTCGCGCCAGGGCTTGCATACGGCGTGGAAGCGGACGAAGTCGACGGCCGCGTGGAGGCGGCACGAGATGTCACGGAGCAGATCGAACGGGAGGTCGGGCCAACGTGACGATGCCGCGTCCCCGGCCAATCGCTTGGGCATGATCTGACCGGACGCCTCGATCTCCATAGTACTCCGCTCATACATCGATGGAGCATTCGGCATCGCTTGGACTTGGGCACGATCTAATCGGACGCCTCGGTCTCCAAAGCAGTCCATGTTAAGTACGTAAGATATGTGTATATCTCTCTCCGTATGGAATACGTTTAGGACTCTCATACTCTATCTCCAACTCTCCCCTGATAGAATCTATCGAGAAGATTGCGTTGATTTAATAAACTTTTAGCAGACCAGAGTTGTATTCATTTCAAAAAAGGATAATAGAGTTGTATTATGGTGGAAACTATCGTTCAGCAATATGAAGTCTGGGATTCGGCACCATTTTCCATGTGTGAAATCCTTCCCATCTTCCTGCCTTACATACTTGGAACACCAAACCCaatccctactatataaaacatgaagTTAGCGCGTCATCTCTTCTTTTATTCTCcttctatctaataaaaacttctaaaattcgaataatttattCATTTTTGCTATCCACCTTCGTCCTTTAGTCTCATTGTCTCGTTACTAACTACGGATATAAGACcgattttactaataaaaataaataaataaattaggagaaaaattagcaaataattaatcTCTTTCTCCGTTTTCGGATCctatctaaaattaaactatAGTATCGCTTCTAATGTATTCATCAGGAGACATTCCTATGACGTATTCATATCTGTATACCTTGAGTTTATGCTTAATTTTACCGTATctattatttatgtttttgttgcTACGCACCGACACTTAGCTGGTATAAACCCTTAATGTTGAGTCCATTGCTGTTGCATAACTTTAGGGTGTGCTTGTTGCATGCACAAGGGTGCCCCAGCTCGCACCTGCTGGTGAGCCTGGCACGCGAGACTCGTATGGGCGTCCCTAGATGCATCATATCAGTTCGCTCCTAAGCTAACTCGGTTCATTCCTGCACAAAGGGTGAATATATGTGTCGCCTCACCCTCTCTCCCCATTCACTCTTAAGTATCTCCGTATACTCAGGATGCTCCTCTTCTCTCTGCATGTCGCATCCAAGTGCGCCGCCACCCGATTCACTGTCGAAGATGACGGATTTTGCCATCAAATACTTTGGAGATCGAGGCATCCGATTAGATCGTGCCCCTGTTCTTCCGAGCTCGCCATGTAAGCAAAAGAAAACTGTTCAGACTGCACGTGTGTATGCAAATCCATGTCCCTGTTCTTCCGAACTCGCCATGTAAGCAACACCTTTCATTTTGAATCAAAACAATTCATTTTTCAATAATATGAAAGATTCAAAAGCATTGCAGGGATGTAAGGATAAAACTCATGAGACAAACTTCAAGAGTTCGACCCACAATATAATCATACATGCGTAAGTCCCTATTCCCTAAGAGGTTAATTTAGCTGGACAATCCAAATCACATTTATTCGCCTAGTGACAAGCACTACAATTCTTGCACCAGCAGCTAGTACCAAGGGAAGATCATGTCACCATCAGCACCCCCAGAACTTTCTCCAGCAGAAGACTCAAACATCACCCCGGCCCAACCATCACCTTGTGGGGAGCCAGAAACACTAGGCGATCATTTGCTGGATCCGTGAGAGCTCACGGTACAGCTGATAAAGCTCATTGACATCAAGATTCTCTTCCTCACCATGAACATACTTGGCCATCCTTGAGCTTTGCTGGATCTCCTTGGTCCGCCCAATGGTCTCCTGCTTCCTCTTGTTCTCCACCGCCTTTGTCTTTCTCCACCTGGAACAACTCATTCTGCAGCTTAATGATTGTGGCCTTTTGTTCCTTGCTGGTGTCTGACTCCATTGGTGCATTCCCAGAAAGGAAAACGTCAACAATGGGGCCAACCGCCGGGGTGCCGAATGAGAAGAACCTCCCGTTTTCAGGCTGCAACACGGTAGCAATCCTCGCACTGGTAAGGGTGGAGAGGTCGGCAGCGGTTTTGAAAAGCATGGCATGCCGCTTGGAGAACGTGAGGCTACGATCGTTGGATGAACCTCACTCCTCTGACTTCCTTCCCCAGTTCCCCTCATCGGCATCCTCGAATGGAGGAGGGAAAGCGGCTACTACCAATATACGAGTAAGCTACGGAATGGTAGTTTTTTCAAGAACAAATGTGTTTTGACGAGAAAGAAGACGCACACCACCCCCTTATATAGAAGAAAATGAGGTTTATATGGAAAGATATCTCGTATGGTTCGGAAGTACGAACATACGCTGTAACTATCACGTTATCATTTAAGCAAGAATTAATtagcacttcttcttttttgccaaCTAAGCTTGTCCTAACAATATAAATATTGCAAATACTTGTAGCCTTTAGGCCTGACAGAGCTCCAACTttaaaaaattttagaattggaTGTTCCTAGCTATAGAAATTCGTAAAGCTAGAGTTATGGGTACATCAAAAGTATTTGGGTAAGCCATTTGTTTccattttaatctaaaaatatagCTTTAACTATTTTATCTTTGCCTATAAACTCAAACTCTGACGTGGAGCTAGCAGCCATAGCTCTACAAAATGGGGCCTTAGTATTATTCAAACATATCTTAGCATAAATTGACCTAATTAATAAATCCTTGAGTCCAATCTTATACTCACCTTTTGCTATATAAGTGTATTTCAATCATTGGAATTATTAATGTGTAATaatgcactactacagaaaaagttatcaCTGTTGGTATAAATTGATATTATTATCGGTTTTTTAAGCCGCAGTGAATAAGCAGCAATCACTGTCAACAGTGATATTCGGTCCCAGATCTGATAGTATTTAcacatgtacctttcttgacccAAAAAAGGTTCAGAAGATTCGACAAGATCTCTGATGTTTTTGGTTGAAAATTGGCCTTCTACAATTTGTCCGAAATTTTTTAGATACATAGTGCTATATCTGAAAGTCAGTGCTACGCAGATGTTTTTATTaatccgagttaccaaactcacgataaaaatctttgaagttATAGTTTTCAACTTTGTAGTCATATGTATAGCTTTTTCAATTATTCCTACCGGTGTTATACTAGATCCAATAATTTACTTTGCAGTCTAGTTTGTGGTTTTTCTTTAACAgtatttaaataattatttgggcatctatatatcttcaaataaaaaagtcaaCTACAGTTATGGATCTCGTCTAgcgctataattttcatataaaatttattttcatccgactctatatgaaaaaattataattttttaaagataaactatattttattattactGTCGGTTAATATAACGAGAAAAGCGCATGCCATGCGAAAGAGAAGGGGCTGAGGCTGCCGAATGCACTACAAGAGATTTTAGTTCCTAGGATGATTATTACTCGTCACAGAATTACGCAATTTTTGTTACAGAAACACAATAGTGACGTCTTTCCTGCTCATGCTATTTATCACAGAATCTGGATTATAGAATGTACTTAGTAATAATGTTCAAATAATTGTCATAGAATATTGTATATTTCATAATGTGTAGGATCGA from the Phragmites australis chromosome 19, lpPhrAust1.1, whole genome shotgun sequence genome contains:
- the LOC133900257 gene encoding uncharacterized protein LOC133900257, coding for MPNAPSMYERSTMEIEASGQIMPKRLAGDAASSRWPDLPFDLLRDISCRLHAAVDFVRFHAVCKPWRDTRTPAPCRPALLPWLLAPRPRDATGHQAARCIFSSKSRRRRATAAVTPLRDRRWVVSADDGAAAWFLATCPESSGLLDPLTGSAATSLPPYPDKIKSWVERLEVGHGLRRWHHLFVCLWSRSCPQVASSEHLQCGPSAPRRCHVNVGATFVIESHGELLWAWVQVDIVASSLSLSVYALQEEEGGEPKWVKRDGRSLADRVLFLGRPSSFAVDAVRLGMSGGCAYLVPRGLRRVCKYSFHVDESEFVAQLPAGLHDDEAWMWITPQPAIAPTEVSHACHANMSCCHRRAISTSSKKTS